TATTCTTTTTACCACCATTTTATTAATGAGACAAAATGATAATTTGATACTTATACCAATCATTTGGTTTTGGCTAAAAATCTTTGCATAGTCAAGAAACAGTCAGAaggttatatattcatatagaGCAGATGTCTGGTGATTTTTTGTAGTCAATTTCCTTGAACTTTTAGCAACCAATGATGTGATTAGTTGTTATTTAAAGAAAACCATTTGAATATTATTGGTTTATTGTGATTAGAAAATTTGATCACAGCGGTGCAATTGAAATGCATTTTTGTTTAAACAGTCGATAACTAGTTTATAATGATTATTAATAGCAGTTAGATTATTATCTAAAATAATAAGCACTCCGGTattacagttatatatatatatacaagtccttatgctcaagccgcatGGCTTATTGTTGAGCgtggcttctggttcaaggtcatagaccgcggctaaagccacgtttttaaaacttacgggAGGCTtttcgataaatgcggtctctgctcagttccgcgctataaccacAGAATCGcattcatgatacacttttatgtggGAGTTTTgacgacctactcgtttattttcaaggtcatgtttatggaatactttagactaaagaagaatttatcgctctaATTCGGTATGAATTCGTGACACACGAGTGAGAGACAAGCGGTTGAGAGCGTGTTAATACCTGCTGACATCGAAGCAGATAAAAATTTAGCTgcgacatggcaagtaagttcttgatgcaagggttcaggaattttaattcgaacctGTAAGTAAAAGAaaactcttttcacatgtactgatgtaacctgtttttttattcaagaggacgggggtatagcgaagcccgtctcaacactctcgctcccaaaggggtcaaggacgacaaaacatCAGtcgttagccgcggtctgtgggcatatgaggcttgttggtaagggcggctagataccgcaggcggcttgttggaggattattttttctttcgtgagtcatctgtttttgagcacaagccgcgcggcttgagcatgaggacttacggtatatatatataaattgctgGTGACGGTAACATACCTTTTTAAATCAAGTTATCGGTGCACTACTATGATCGCAGTGGATTTCTATGATCGCAAATTCATGTTTCAAagaatttttatataagttaaaaAGCTACAACACAAACTCTAAGTATATTGAAGAAGCGATGtgtttcatattaaataaaagaCGCAAAAGCCCAATTTAATGTGATGCTGTTTTAAGAGGCCCAACGGACTGCTTGACAGAGTAAGTGttaagaaaaaaagttttttgttataaaaaaaatctaGCCTTGAGACTTTATTACAACACACTGGCGATTGCATAAAAAAACTTATCTACTTACCACAAAATTtgatgaaacaataaaaaatacaacataCGGAGCTGTACACACAAACACAAGCTATTAGGAGTCTTAGGCTATTCAAGCTCTATACACAAACGATAGATTTTGTTAATGATGAAAACGCACTGCTACCTATCTGTGAAGTATGGGTGTGCAAGCACTATCCTACTGCTTGTGACGTTGTCATTATTTTAACAGCCTTAGATGATAGACTTATACAACTAACTATGCAACCATGGTTTGCTTTTTATAATTGAGAAAACTGACAGATTTGGTTTATGAATGAGTCAAAAGTACTGCCAGGACACAAATAGACATATGCTATGTGAGTACATAAAAAGCGTGGGATAAGCCAAGCGAATACTGGTTGTTACTCTTGTCTACATAGTAACATGTAGTTGTCAGAGAATTTTGGGTTTAATGGCCattcaaaaattttttatgaGTTAGCAAAGACCCCACTACAGCCTCAGATATACTCTTACCTAAACTTTACAATAGCTAGCATAGTAAAAACCAAACTAAGTCGAGGTTGTACATATACAATGACACCATAAATGACTACATctaatacaataaaatacacGAAACCAAAGGCATTGTCTGAGTCACGAAACCAATTGCTAGCAAATCTAAGATAGTTTCACATATAACTGTAGctaaaactttgtaaaaatCTGCATAACCCAAGCTGTCTAGCaaatttgatttacaaggtCTGGAATGAACTTTGGTGAgaataaaatatgcatatagGCGTACTATACAATTGCTACAGTAAATCAACTGCATATTGATCAGGTTAAATGCATAGTTACTATACACTTTTGGCCTGAGCCAATCTTGGCATTGTCTAGTCCAAAAGATCTTCAAATGAGAAAAACCCTCAAATAGCTAGAACCTAAATTCTAGTCATACAATAATCATTTGGTTTTAAAGACCATGAAATCTTAGTAAATATAATTAACCTTGAAAAGCGTATGTGTCAGTTTAACCTAtcttacaataatttaattattatatacaaagATTAGGTAAGGTTTGTTAAAACCAACTCGGTTTTGGATGCTCTAGCAGGGTAAGTTACTCTCATACTTTTCTTCCAAGCAAGCAACACAAAAAAGATAAACATCAAGATAGCTATGAAAAACTTTGTTAGGCACTGAAATACCCTTTCTAACAGACTACTATCAATAGTTGTTATCGCTTAGATCCAGGATACACCACACCTACTGTTCACGCTAACAACACACAGGCGAACTCATTTCGGTAGTAGTACTTCAACGCATGCGTATTAAAATCTACTACAATTCCGGTGCTTTGTGTTACGCTCGCCCATTATCGCGAGTTGCGCTCTCATAGAAGGCAAGTTTTAAGGCATAGCCTACcgtaataacagtaatgtgcAATTTCCGATATAACAACTTTAATCAGGCAACGTTTCCTTTAGGAAAATTGTATTCCCATTATTCGCGACAATAGTACGTTAGGGTTTAGGCTTGTTAATTCGAATCACTAAGACCCCTTCTATTGGTTAAataactattaaaaaatatcaGTGTTTATGGTTGTCAATAATAAGCCTATTCGTTGCGTTATAGTATTTGAATGCTACAGGTAAGCACAGTTATTTTTCTCTGAAGCTACTTGACAATAGGCATACCACCGTTAGTCATTGTACAATTAGTGCTATTAACTATCAGtaaaattgatatattttaAACGCACGTTGTATAAAACCAAAAACCTACAATCATGTAATCGTCATGCTCTTTTCTAGTTTAAATGCCTATATCAGTTTGGTATTCAGTTTTCTTGCGAGCTATCAGTCAGTTCTTATTTCAATTAAATTTTCCAGTATCAATGGCCATGCCATTAAGTTATCGCTTTACACTACCGTAGCAGTTTTTAATGGTGAAAGAGAGTATCCAAAATCCGTTGAACTGTGCATAGGGAAGTAATAAGGATCGCGAGAGTAGAATAGTACTAGATACCATTTACATAATTTCCTGCTAGCATTGATGTTGAACTAACGAATTTTAAGACATTTTATCTCATAATCACAATTCACAATAGTTAAGATTGAAACAATTTGAAATTGATGCAATGCTGTAGCAAAGCAACATCTGGTACACACGTCGATCTGCCTCTTATTAATACAAACTGGAAAATAATAAATCAATGCTTAGGCCTATAAGTTTTGACGGTTACTACCTTCCTACACTTCTGCTTACAAGCTAAACAGTATATAAAGCAATGACGTTGGATTTGGTTCAGTCACTTCGTTTCCTTGTATTTAAGAGAACATCAATACGTGTATTATGACATTAACAAAAGTATGCAGAATTGTGCTTGTAAACTTCAAAGATGGTTCATAGATGTGGTATCAAACTCATATTATTTATGAACATATGGCGCTATATCATCTAGTTATATTGCTGCAAACACAGAATCATTGGGAAATATTTTTAgccaaatattttttcagttaTCATAGCGTTAGAGCAAACAAGCATTACCATTTGCTACacttttttgcaatattattaTGATTGTCGAAATGATTTTGTGTATAGATATCATGGTTGTGACACATTAGAATTGCACTACGTCATTGCAGGGCAGTATGCAGTCATTTTTTTAGTGCAGGACAACATTCAATGCGCAGTAGACATCTGCTGCTACCGCAGTTACGCTCCTACTGCTAATTTCCAACTGTGATTGACTGCACATTTACTTCCATGAGGCTTTACCAAAAACTCAGCAGTTCATGCATACTGCTAATGCGTTTTCTTCAAAACTTTGAACTGTTTGTGTTCTGCAATTGCGCATTTGTGTGACTTTGTTACCGACACTGCTGGCTTTCCAAGCACTTGTATTGCATTATGCATTGTAGTGACAGTTGAATTTCTAGTACAGAAAATGCCTGATCATTTAGAATGTATTGCAAATATAATACGTAGTAGCTGTGAAATGACAAATGCTGCATTCCATCATTGTGGAAAAATGTGGGCTTCTATGTTCATGGATTTgagtatacaatatatagcatGCTGTATCAAGTTATTATTCTCTGTAATGAACTAAATACTCGCATTCacttgtttaaaatatattatctgTCAAGTTTTAGGTCTTCTGCAATATTCTGGGAAAGATTGTTAATAAGaaaattgataataaataaCTGGATCTTGTTTCAATTTATTGGTTGTGAAATGGTtggatatttttaatgaaatggTTACAAGCAGTGCAGTTTAGTTTCCAGTATTTGCTCAGATTGTTTAATAAAACATccattttttctgagcattaATTGACGAATGCTTTAGACACCGTTTGCTTTTTCCAAATTAGTTACCAGATAGTTAATAAAACTTGGAATTTATATCAGAGATCTACATTATCAAGTAGTCTATATTAACCTTAACAATAGCCGTGATGTGACGCCTCATTTGAACACTTGATGAAATTAATCATGAATTTATTTTGGCTCTCAGACTTGCAATTGAAAGTATTTTAATCTATTTActatcataaaatatatacaatttcATGACCCAAGTTCGTCTGCCGCCAATCGGCTGCTCGTTTTGGTTTAGTCAAAGTCTGTTTAGTTTCTTTGCCTTGTGGGCATTTTGCTAATTTTTGCTTGCGCTGCAAAACAGGTCGCACACTGAGACAGCAACGCGATGACTCTGGTGGAGTTACTTGGGTGTTTGCTGGTCACATTTGGACCACCTGGATGCATGTTTGTGGTAACAGTGGCTAGAAAACCGCTTCATGTCATCCTACTTATGGCCAGGTTGGTCTTACCCTTCATTGATACTATTTTCTGCAGTTTTCCTCAATCCATTTTTGCCAATACATACTCCTATAAGGTGTGAACGCATTGACACTACTAACTTTCCTTGTTCTTATATTTTAGTGCCTTCTTCTGGTTGCTCAGTCTAATGGTCAGCTCAATATTCTATAAAATTCCAATATCAGACCAAAGATCAAAGTTCATTATGGGTGTTGTTCTTTCAGTCCTTTTCCAGGAATTCTTCAGATACCTCTACTACTATGTAGTCAGGTGTGGTAACTAactgttcaattttattttaccttcaatTGCAAATAGGTTTGCAAAAAGTATTGTACAAAATAGAAATCGGTGGTTAATGTTTTGACTTTTTGTTCTTATATAATATAACGTGTTGTCTTTTGTTGTCAGTAAAGCGAGGGTGGGTTTGGAGGCTGTCCACAATCAAGGCAAGGATAAAAAGAAGCCACTGAATATGCTAGCAGTATACTACTGTGAGTAGCCCTGTTACTAATGTTCTCATTAAATAGTGGCCACTGCAAGTGTTGAAGTTTTTAGTGCCCAATTGGTGGTTGTTCATAAAGTAAGCCAAACTTGCTGTGTCGTCGAAATCTGAGCAACTAGTCATATCCAAGGTCTTTGTTTTGCACGAATACAATTAACAGCTCATATTACACACTGGTACGTTACAGAATGTATGTGAATACAGCGAACTCTTAGCAAGCATATCCATCGTTTTtctttttacgtcatcaagtcgtttgcacatgcgctcgttcacgaaaaagccgccatatttgtagaaaatgatcgtttttcttttatttactagtacttttaggtgttgttttgataccataataaaaaaattgcaaacaaaaacatcgttttcagattattgcaaaagcttcgcgctgacaacgataaaattgtctataaacaTGGCTGACaatgataaaatgacgtcacgaaaaaataaAGGACAGTAGCATAGCGTAACACACTAGATGTAGAGATAATGCACAGCGTATTaagatattttagttttatataatcaGGGCTACTATATCCTTTTCAGATAAAAAAATATAGCAGTGTGTCGATGCCAGAATTTGCACACAATCGTGAAAAGCAACCATAACCTGTCCTTAGTTGATTTGCTGTTTCCAAGCAAGAGGTTATCTCATTCTTCTGGCATTCCTTCTCACTCACTACCttgttattgttatatctgTTACAGCTGCCGGCCTTGGCTATGGACTTGTTAGTGGTGCATTTGCCACCGTTAATGTTTTCAGAGACCTTGCAGGTCCTGGTACGGTAGGCATACTCGGAGACTCACAATTCTTCTTCATCATATCCTGTAAGTATTTCTGTGTAATTTCCCAGTCGCTTTTGCCACAAGGGCTTTCTCTTAACCATTCAGTCATAATGCATAGCCATGATCTCATTATCCTTAACCCTGCCCACCTCCAAGTTCTCTCTCTGTAGGTTACTTATGGTTGTTACTCCATTGTTTTATGTTTAGATCTTGCGACTATGGCTTACACATGTGTAATAGGGAGGCCCATACTAGACCTTATCTAATTAATATCGTTTCTATTAGACctcggtgtctttgttattttctTTTGTTGTCAATTCTATTTCCATCATCGCTGTAGCATTCACGGCTTTGGCCTTCATACTCTTGCACGTAAGTTGGGGAGTTGTCTTCATGGGCTCCCTTGATTCCGAGCTTGTCTGGAGAAAAGTTTCTGGAGTGGTAGGAGTTGTTTGCACTCATCTATTGGTTTCTGGTTTGGTaagttttatatacatcatactTGCTACATAGTGCGTTGTGGCAccattttcaagtatttcaaaATAGTTTCGATAACCTACACAAAAGACTCATTTTGCCGATGCGCGTAGCCAACCCTTTAGACTTACCTCTCGAACAGAGTATTAGTTCAGAGCATTACTTTTACAGTTATATCTGTGATGTAATCATGGTTAGGTTTACCTATTGAATAGAGTATTACTAGTTCAGCGATACTCATTGTCGAAGATGTTCATGAGTAGCTTTGTGAACCACTCAGTTTATGTTGCAAGCGTATTTTTATACGATTATATACCACCAAGTTGAACtcttccatctatatataaatactagctgtgtctcctggcgttgcccggatattaaaaatcagcttataaacaatgaaagttgcctgccacttgctattagcctggcacatcgcCGATGAAAAATTtcagtaaacttactaataatgGCTTGGGCTTCTAATGATGGTACGCCATGACATGCAAATACCATGACTGCGTCATGGTATTTGCGCTCATAGCGACATATATGGCATAGCTAGTCTATTAATCTCTGTGGCCGAATTGGTACGGCATTGGACTGGCGAATGAGAGggttcgagatcaaatcttcttccaTGCTGATTCTTTATTCGaagattctaataatagctatacatGGACATACAGAAAACAgactttaataaatatatactggcaaactcggataactcgccctcggatagctcgaacacatggttaaatCATCCGtttccacgcaatgataaactgctttagataagtcgaacttaacatcattaactcgaacagttttttgccccacggctaccgagacggttattatcactttagaatatcactttattccgaGCCATAGGGATAAACATCAACTTGTAGTAGTTTTTAGGCGTCGTtgttaccaacatcggcaaaatattttcgtt
The genomic region above belongs to Watersipora subatra chromosome 1, tzWatSuba1.1, whole genome shotgun sequence and contains:
- the LOC137385875 gene encoding gamma-secretase subunit Aph-1b-like yields the protein MTLVELLGCLLVTFGPPGCMFVVTVARKPLHVILLMASAFFWLLSLMVSSIFYKIPISDQRSKFIMGVVLSVLFQEFFRYLYYYVVSKARVGLEAVHNQGKDKKKPLNMLAVYYSAGLGYGLVSGAFATVNVFRDLAGPGTVGILGDSQFFFIISSFTALAFILLHVSWGVVFMGSLDSELVWRKVSGVVGVVCTHLLVSGLSVLNYRHSGSAPVYGATITVAYIMLIVMTLWAYNIAGGSGRTLKHLVHPPSNNRRNNNASN